Genomic segment of Shinella zoogloeoides:
CCGTTCCGAAAGCCCCATTGTGACCTTCAGATGCGCGACGGCTTCACGCTTGGCGGCAGGCCCTACCATTTTTTTCCGAGAAGCTCACGAAGAGCGGCAACATCCAACATCTGCTCGGCCAGCAGTTTCTTGAGCTTGGCATTCTCGTCCTCAAGCGCCTTCAAACGTTTGGCCTCCGACACCTCCATGCCGCCGTATTTGGCCTTCCAGTTGTAAAAGGTAGCCTCGGAAATCCCGTGCTTGCGGCAAAGATCAGCGGCCTTAACGCCCGCCTCCTGCTCCTTCAGCACCCCAATAATCTGCTCTTCCGTAAATCTCTGCTTCTTCATAAGTCCGTCCTCAATGGGCCGAACTCTAATCCATTCTGGAGGAAATTCTCAGTGGCAGGTCACCGATGCCGAGCTCGATGCCAACCATAGCCTGGCAGAGATCGCCAAGCGTGTTCCGAAAGCCGTTGTCTGCCTTGTTTCAGCTCTCGCATTCCACGGTCTGACCGATCAGCTGCCGAGACACGTGTGGCTTGCCATAGGCCGCAAAGATTGGGCGCCAAAACCAGATGGCACACCAATTCGCATCGTGCGTTTCACGGAAAGCCTGCTCAACGAAAGCGTCGAAACCCATGTCATTGAAGGCGTTCCTGTGAAGGTCTTTGAGATCGCCAAAACAATTGCCGATTGCTTCCGCTATCGCAGCAAGATCGGCCTTTCTGTGGCGATTGAGGGGCTGCAGGAAGCGCTGCGGCAGCGCAAGACCACGCCCAGCGAAATTGCCAATCAGGCCGAACGTGGTGGTGTTGGCACCGTGATCCGCCCCTATATCGAGGCACTGACCGCCAATGGCTAAGGAAGTCAGAAATGTTGGCGCCTCGGTGCGCGCCCGCCTGTTGCAACTCGCCAAGACAAGCGGACAAAGCTTCGATCTGGTCCTGACGCGGTTTGCCCTTGAGCGGTTACTGTTCCGGCTCAGCCGGTCACCCCATGCCGGTCGTTTCGTGCTGAAGGGCGCCATGCTGATGATGAGCTGGTTCGAGGATCCGCACCGCGGCACGCGCGACCTCGACCTTCTGGGCTTTGGTAATCCCGAACCGGACCCGATGCTGGAGACATTTCGGGAAATCCTGGCGCAAGAGGTTGACGATGGCGTCATGTTCGATGCCGACACCCTGCGGGTGGATCGCATCCGTGAGGAGCTGGAATATGGTGGGCTCCGGCTACGGGCGGTCGCTTCGATCAGCGGCGCCCGGATCAACCTGACGATCGACATCGGCTTTGGCGATGCGCTAGAGCCTGGGGCGGAGATGTTGGACTATCCTTCAATGCTGAATTTCCCAGCGCCACGACTCCGGGCCTATGCGCGGGAGACGGTCATCGCCGAGAAGTTCCAGGCGATGGTCATGCTCGGGCGTGTGAACAGCCGGATGAAGGACTTCTATGACATCTGGATTCTCAGCAGGTCTTTTGATTTCGATGATGACAGGCTGGCGCGCGCAATCGCCGCCACCTTCGAGCGCCGCGAAACGCCGATCCCTGAAGACCTACCGGATGCTTTGACGGATGCTTTTGCTAAGGACGAGCAAAAGCAACGGCAATGGCGCGCTTTTGTCGAAGGCGTTGCGCACAATCCGGGTGAGAGCGGCGGTGCAAAAGTCGGCCACGGTAGCGGCGGAATAATCCAGCCGCGGGCGGAGTAAAATCCGGCCACCTATTTCCTTTCTGCAATGATCGCAGGAGGGACAGGGGATCTACACCGTGGAACTTTATTTGAGGGTTCGCCTGGCTGTTTCGGAAGGGATGAAGCAGCGTCAGGCCGCGAAGCATTTCAACATCTCGCGAGAGACCGTGGCCAAGATGTTGGCCTATTCGACACCACCCGGCTATCAGCGTCGATCACCGATCCGGCGTCCGAAGCTGGATGCGTTTGTTTCGACGATCGAGCATTGGCTCGACGAAGATCTGAAGATGCCGCTAAAGCAACGCCATACTGCCAAGCGTGTGTTCGACCGCCTGCGTGATGAGTGCGGTTTCACCGGCGGCTACACGATCATCAAGGACTACATACGCGAGCGGGATCAGCGTCGGCAGGAGGTGTTCGTGCCGTTGTCGCATCCGCCCGGCCATGCGCAGGCCGACTTTGGCGAGGCGACGGTGGTGATCGGCGGCGTCGAGCAAAAGGCGCGTTTCTTCGTGCTGGATCTGCCGCATAGCGACGGCTGCTACGTGCGGGCCTATCCTGCGGCGGTGGCCGAGGCCTGGGTCGACGGCCACATCCATGCATTCGCCTTCTTCGGGGCCGTGCCGCAGTCGATCGTCTATGACAATGACCGTTGCCTGGTGGCCAAGATCCTGCCCGACGGCACACGCAAGCGGGCGGCGTTGTTCAGCGGCTTCCTGTCCCACTACCTGATCCGGGATCGCTATGGCCGTCCGGGAAAGGGCAACGATAAAGGGAATGTCGAGGGACTCGTCGGTTATGCCCGACGTAATTTTATGGTGCCGATCCCGCAGTTTGCGACATGGGATGCGTTCAACGCCTTTCTGGAAGAGCAGTGCCGCAAACGCCAGCGCGACAAGCTGCGCGGTGAGAGTGAGACAATCGGGGAGCGGCTACAGCGTGATCTGGCGGCCATGCGTCCGTTACCGGCGTCTCCCTTCGATGCCTGCGACCAGGCCAGCGCCAGGGTGACAGCCCAGTCGCTGGTGCGCTACAAGACCAACGACTATTCCGTACCGGTCGCCTATGGCCATCAGGACGTCTGGGTCCGGGGCTATGTCAATGAGGTGGTGATCGGCTGCCGCGGCGAGATCATTGCCCGTCATCCGCGATGCTGGGAACGGGAAGACGTCGTCTTCGATCCCGTTCATTATCTGCCGCTGATCGAGCAGAAGATCAATGCGCTGGATCAGGCGGCTCCACTCCAGGGCTGGAACCTGCCGGACGAGTTCGCGACGCTGCGCCGCCTGATGGAAGGCCGCATGGCAAAGCATGGCCGACGGGAATACGTGCAGGTTCTGCGCCTGCTGGAGAGCTTCGACCTTGCGGACCTGCATGCGGCCGTGAAGCAGGCGATACAGCTCGGTGCGATCGGCTTCGATGCGGTCAAGCATCTGATCCTGTGCCGGGTCGAGCGCCGGCCACCGCGGTTGGATCTGTCGATCTATCCCTACCTGCCGCGGGCGACGGTCGAGAAGACCTCAGCGAAAGCGTATATGCGCCTCCTGTCGTCTGATGCGGGAGAGGCGGCATGAGCACCGAAGCACCCGACATCCTGCTCGCCCACTATCTCAAGACCCTGAAGCTGCCGACCTTCCAGCGCGAGCACCAGAAGCTGGCCCGGTTATGCGCCACCGAAGGCGTCGATCATGTCGGATACCTGTTCCGGCTTGCCGAACGGGAGATGATCGAACGGGACCGCCGCAAGGTCGAACGTCGGATCAAGGCGGCTAAATTCCCGATCGTCAAAAGCCTCGACAGCTTCGACTTCACAGCCATCCCCAAGCTGAACAAGATGCAGGTGCTGGAACTGGCCCGCTGTGAATGGATCGAGCGCCGGGAGAACGTCATTGCGCTGGGCCCGAGCGGCACGGGTAAGACGCATGTCGCGCTCGGTCTCGGCCTGGCCGCGTGCCAGAAAGGCCTGTCCGTCGGGTTCACGACAGCGGCCGCCCTGGT
This window contains:
- a CDS encoding type IV toxin-antitoxin system AbiEi family antitoxin domain-containing protein; amino-acid sequence: MGRTLIHSGGNSQWQVTDAELDANHSLAEIAKRVPKAVVCLVSALAFHGLTDQLPRHVWLAIGRKDWAPKPDGTPIRIVRFTESLLNESVETHVIEGVPVKVFEIAKTIADCFRYRSKIGLSVAIEGLQEALRQRKTTPSEIANQAERGGVGTVIRPYIEALTANG
- a CDS encoding nucleotidyl transferase AbiEii/AbiGii toxin family protein; translated protein: MAKEVRNVGASVRARLLQLAKTSGQSFDLVLTRFALERLLFRLSRSPHAGRFVLKGAMLMMSWFEDPHRGTRDLDLLGFGNPEPDPMLETFREILAQEVDDGVMFDADTLRVDRIREELEYGGLRLRAVASISGARINLTIDIGFGDALEPGAEMLDYPSMLNFPAPRLRAYARETVIAEKFQAMVMLGRVNSRMKDFYDIWILSRSFDFDDDRLARAIAATFERRETPIPEDLPDALTDAFAKDEQKQRQWRAFVEGVAHNPGESGGAKVGHGSGGIIQPRAE
- the istA gene encoding IS21 family transposase, translating into MELYLRVRLAVSEGMKQRQAAKHFNISRETVAKMLAYSTPPGYQRRSPIRRPKLDAFVSTIEHWLDEDLKMPLKQRHTAKRVFDRLRDECGFTGGYTIIKDYIRERDQRRQEVFVPLSHPPGHAQADFGEATVVIGGVEQKARFFVLDLPHSDGCYVRAYPAAVAEAWVDGHIHAFAFFGAVPQSIVYDNDRCLVAKILPDGTRKRAALFSGFLSHYLIRDRYGRPGKGNDKGNVEGLVGYARRNFMVPIPQFATWDAFNAFLEEQCRKRQRDKLRGESETIGERLQRDLAAMRPLPASPFDACDQASARVTAQSLVRYKTNDYSVPVAYGHQDVWVRGYVNEVVIGCRGEIIARHPRCWEREDVVFDPVHYLPLIEQKINALDQAAPLQGWNLPDEFATLRRLMEGRMAKHGRREYVQVLRLLESFDLADLHAAVKQAIQLGAIGFDAVKHLILCRVERRPPRLDLSIYPYLPRATVEKTSAKAYMRLLSSDAGEAA
- the istB gene encoding IS21-like element helper ATPase IstB, with product MSTEAPDILLAHYLKTLKLPTFQREHQKLARLCATEGVDHVGYLFRLAEREMIERDRRKVERRIKAAKFPIVKSLDSFDFTAIPKLNKMQVLELARCEWIERRENVIALGPSGTGKTHVALGLGLAACQKGLSVGFTTAAALVSEMMEARDERRLLRFQKQMAAYKLLIIDELGFVPLSKTGAELLFELISQRYERGATLITSNLPFDEWTETLGSERLTGALLDRITHHVNILEMNGESYRLAQSRARKAG